In Cenarchaeum symbiont of Oopsacas minuta, the sequence AAAAAAATATTCGTGTAAAAGGATTTGATGCAATGGGCAGGATGCTCCGATGGCATCGTGATGATTTACAAGGATTCTTGAAAATATATCGCAAACGTAGTAATGTAGAATCTACGTTTTCATCTATGAAAAGAAGACTATCTGGTACCTTGAGTGCACGCAAGCTTGATACACAGAAAATTGAATTGGGCTTTTTTGTCTTGTGTCATAATCTTCACGTATTGGCAACGAACTAACTCTGATGCAACAGA encodes:
- a CDS encoding Transposase yields the protein KNIRVKGFDAMGRMLRWHRDDLQGFLKIYRKRSNVESTFSSMKRRLSGTLSARKLDTQKIELGFFVLCHNLHVLATN